A genomic stretch from Kwoniella europaea PYCC6329 chromosome 2, complete sequence includes:
- a CDS encoding elongator complex protein 3 yields MIAPPTSQSELHLLCVSAVVRDLIQAYNDASTSSKPIQQPNLTALRQKYAGKYGLRAVPRLTDVLAAVPEEWKDRLRGWLKAKPVRTASGVAVVAVMCKPHRCPHVAMTGNICVYCPGGPDSDFEYSTQSYTGYEPTSMRAIRARYDPYEQARGRVNQLKDLGHSVDKVEIIIMGGTFMSMPEDYRHKFAAGLHNALSGHVTDDIDEAVKFSEQSKIKCVGITIETRPDYCLKPHLSQMLRYGCTRLEIGVQSVYEDVARDTNRGHTVRAVSESFHMSKDAGYKIVAHMMPDLPNCGTERDIWQFQEFFENPAFRSDGLKLYPTLVIRGTGLYELWRTGKYKNYPPNALVDIVARIMALVPPWTRVYRVQRDIPMPLVSSGVENGNLRELALARMKDFGAECRDVRYREVGLHEIHNRIRPQDLELLRRDYSANGGWETFLSYEDPAQDILIGLLRLRKCSEDGTFRKELVGMEGGCSLVRELHVYGTAAPVHSRDPKKFQHQGIGTLLMEEAERIARDEHGSGRIAVISGVGTRDYYRRLGYFLDGPYMVKDLLY; encoded by the exons ATGATAGCTCCACCAACCTCGCAGTCCGAACTACATCTCCTCTGCGTCTCGGCAGTCGTCCGAGACCTGATTCAAGCATATAACGATGCGtccacatcatccaaaccaaTTCAACAACCCAACCTCACAGCTCTTCGACAGAAGTACGCAGGGAAATACGGTTTGAGGGCTGTACCCCGTCTGACGGACGTCTTGGCAGCTGTACcggaagaatggaaagacaGATTGAGGGGTTGGCTGAAAGCTAAACCTGTTAGGACCGCTTCGGGTGTAGCAGTAGTAGCTGTCATGTGTAAACCGCATAGATGTCCTCATGTGGCTATGACTGGAAATATATGTGT GTACTGTCCAGGTGGACCTGATTCGGATTTCGAATATTCCACTCAATCTTACACTGGTTACGAACCTACGTCTATGAGAGCGATTAGAGCGAGATATGATCCGTATGAACAAGCTAGAGGAAGAGTCAATCAGTTGAAGGATCTGGGTCATAGTGTTGATAAAGTCGAGATCAT CATCATGGGAGGAACCTTCATGTCCATGCCAGAAGACTACCGACACAAGTTCGCTGCTGGTTTACACAACGCCCTAAGTGGACATGTAACAGATGATATAGACGAGGCTGTCAAATTCTCCGAACAGAGCAAGATCAAATGTGTAGGAATCACCATTGAGACACGTCCAGATTATTGTTTGAAACCACATTTATCTCAAATGTTGAGATATGGATGTACGAGGTTGGAAATTGGGGTTCAGAGTGTTTACGAGGATGTAGCGAGAGATACCAATAGAGGTCATACGGTACGGGCGGTATCTGAATCGTTCCATATGTCAAAAGATGCTGGATATAAGATCGTGGCGCACATGATGCCTGATTTACCGAATTGTGGGACAGAGAGGGATATATGGCAGttccag GAATTCTTCGAGAATCCAGCTTTCAGATCAGATGGTTTGAAACTTTATCCAACTTTAGTCATTCGAGGTACCG GTTTGTACGAATTATGGCGAACTGGAAAATACAAGAATTACCCACCCAACGCATTGGTAGACATTGTAGCTAGAATTATGGCTTTGGTACCACCTTGGACTCGAGTCTACAGAGTACAGAGGGATATACCGATGCCTCTGGTATCCTCAGGTGTGGAGAATGGTAATTTGAGGGAGTTGGCTTTAGCaaggatgaaggatttcGGTGCGGAATGTAGGGATGTAAGGTATAGGGAAGTaggg CTCCACGAGATCCACAACAGGATTCGACCACAGGATCTCGAACTTCTCCGAAGGGATTACTCGGCCAACGGAGGTTGGGAGACGTTTTTATCGTACGAAGATCCCGCTCAGGATATCTTGATTGgtctgttgaggttgagaaaaTGCTCCGAAGATGGTACATTCAGAAAGGAGTTGgtgggtatggaaggtggATGTAGTCTGGTCCGAGAGCTG CATGTATACGGTACAGCCGCGCCTGTTCATTCGCGTGATCCGAAGAAATTCCAACATCAAGGTATCGGTACGTTGCTCATGGAAGAGGCAGAGAGGATAGCGAGGGATGAACATGGTAGCGGAAGGATTGCGGTTATTTCGG GTGTCGGTACGAGAGATTATTATAGACGATTGGGTTATTTCCTCGATGGTCCATATATGGTTAAAGATTTATTGTATTAA